Part of the Rhinoderma darwinii isolate aRhiDar2 chromosome 2, aRhiDar2.hap1, whole genome shotgun sequence genome, ctgccgagagccatctgctctcctctctccagctcttgctgttgacattgtccgtagcggattgggcagtgtcacagcgatgttacacgcccccttgccaattaccgccccattggcagttcatggagttatttagatatcgggcgccaaatattacggcaccgatatctaagtaaggaaagagggtaggaaaatgttttaaagtgccccagagtttgcgcagccctgaccattacacgctgcactcaaatgcaaatctgtgggcaggtgaaaggttctctttaaagtgtaacaactgaacactgagaccccccactagtcgctaaaacgaagcagcagaagtgctcgggtgagcagtgtgccgcttcaattctgtttggctttccttggagcagtgtacaggctcaatagaaagtctatgagtccgtacaccgctcactcggctgaaagtcgatcataaatgaagcggcacagcgctcacccgagcacttctgctgcttcgttttagcgatcggtgggggtctcagtgctcggtcccacacagatgaaaacttcggacatgtcactatgacatgataaaagtttagttacagtgtaAAGCCTATGTGCACCTTTAAAaacttattttatatatatatcaatgcgattggtgcaagttttaattactttgtattgaaaattattgttactttttgagatacagctgctttgtatcctgtatacagagcagctgtatctttcgctgagacctgaatctgtcaggtcagcggccctGACTGGTTCATTGACAACAGGTCCTGCGtgcctctgacatgcaggatcaagctgttatcgatcacatctaagttcataacttacatgTGAATGATAACAGTGCAggacctgctttcactgaacccgttagtgccgctgatctgacggattcaggtctcagcgaaagatacagctgctctgtatacaggatacaaagcagctgtatctcaaaaagtaaaaatattttttaataaaatgtaattacaagttTGCACCAATCCCGGCTGCCGTCTTCCTTTCTATAACAGGATAAATTTGTTTGAGAGGACAACCTTTTTATAGTGCTTACCTGCAGACAGACTGAACAGGAATTCTTCACCTGAGTAAAGGGCTTTGCATTTCGGCATTTTCATCTGCTGACGATCCGGGTGGCTTATTAATATCCAGCTTGTTACCGTTAAGAATCCATCATAGGTGGTGCCATTGAGGGATCCTTCATCTACATTCAGCCATGAAATCTTAGAAGGGGGCCAGCTCCGGGCAACACACGTCAATTTAAGGGATCCAGCTACCGGATTCTTGGACACTGTTACATTCAAAGGCTCTGGAAGATACAACAAAGAGTTCTATGTTGGAGTCACATGACTGTAGATGGGTCAGTATTATAAACCACCAAACTAGAACATAGTTGACCTCTGCCTCTTTATATGGCAGACGGGCATTGGGTCCCCCTCAGGCATCAGGGccagggtgcgactgctacctcggcACCTCCTACAGCTACTCCCCTACTTATGTCTGTCTGAACCAAGCACTGTAAACCTGAATTGACCAGACCATCCCATAACCCACATTAAAcattttcaaaaactctgtcccTTTTTGGGTGCAACAATAATGAAAATCccacaaaaatttgaattttttataTTGGTGTGGGAAGTGGGGGAGGCGCGTTAAACTTCTCTGTACAAGAAAATAAGCAAGAATATGAAGTGTTTTTTTTCATACAGAGCACTGATCCTGTGCTCTCCacataggcaaaaaaaaaatgcaatataccctttagtattttatttttatataaaaaaaatttgacacaatttttttttaaacataccaTAGATTTGTAAAGTTGTACTTCCTGTAACCGCTCCTCCAGGAAAGATGTTGAACAGGCAGCTGTACGTTCCTTCATCGCTTATATTGGCCCTAAACAGGGTAAGTGAAGACTCGGCCCGACCTTCCATAGTCACATTAAATATTCCTTCATATTTTGGCACAATGTATACGTCTTTTTCGTAAGTTGCTATGTTTTCCCCATTTTTCTGCCATGATACCTGCTTTACCTCCTTTACTTCAGATTGTTTTTTTCTCTCAATGCACTTTAGTGTCACAGGTTGAAAGAGTCCGACTCTGTGATGTTTTTCAATGAGCAACTCACCTGCCAAGATAACGGATTTATGACTTTATGTATATGGATAAATTGAGTATATTACAAATATTACATCACACAAGAAAAtgtcgacagcactctgcgacactaatgccacctaagccactaaatataaataaatatgcactaaagctaaatctacttacaatagggaggttcttagcgcacattttgatcaaattgtgtgagcccacctgccacgacaaggcgacctctgaggTTGGAGCCTacgctgctcatacacccagaactgggactaagactacatatacttggggatggtaggaaccagcattaaactaattaaaatcccccagggcagaatgggaggagggcaatataaaaaatggaggcagtcactaaccccacatatccaAATATTAggtacatataaaataaaaaattacataaaataataatacaaattaaaggggttgtgtgatgAAGTGAACACCTTTCACAAATGAAGTTGGACCGGCTGTCATCGCCGGTGAAGCTGCGGACCCATGTAGTGTTACTGGGTCATTCATGGGTTAGCCAGAAAGAGATCTGCTCATTGTTAGCTGTTATCCACTCATAAATGGACCACAGaagccccctctatgatgtccacatGCTGTGCCGTAATAGGGCATATATGGAAAGGCGCTGTCTTAGGTACACAACACctttgataaataaaaaaaacattgaaataataataattaaataaaaaaactaaaacattttCTGACCTACACATGCTGCTCCCTATTTATTTGGACCCCCAAAAATTGCTGGAATAAAGGAGCTACAGCACTAGGCAAAGGGCACAAGCCGCTTCGACTTTTCCCTGCAATATATTAATACCGCTCCCAACCCATAAGTGGCCACGGCCCTTTAGGGGCATCAACGGGACAGattagacattgatggcatatggaTATACCATCAATCACTctgtttagaaaaacatggctgccttttTCTATAAACAGCACCACTTCTATTGGCCTACATTTGGTATTCAAGTGAAGGGGACTGAGCTACTAAACCACCCACagtccatggacaggagtggcccTGTTTATGGAAAAAGTCAgccttgtttttctaatctcaagtTCTTTAATGTGAAAAAGGTTttgaaaatgtgtctttggggaggGGGAGGGttcttgtttttgtattttttatttttgacaaatttaaaaaaataataataaaaaaaattgcgaaACTCTTGTAAATCTTACCGGGAATAGTTAGACAGACTTCTTTTTTTTTGGACCCTTTAGGAAGGAAACTAAAAATACATTCATAGCAACCTTCGTCCTGAATTCCGGTTTTAAAAATTGTAATTGCTGTCTCATTTAAACCTAAAGTGCTCATCCAGAGACGATCCTCATATCCTTTACTGATTTCAGCTCCGGATTCTGATGTGTATGTGGCtacagtagtgtttttttcttttgtaaccTTTGTCCATGTAACTTGCACGGCAGTATTGGGTTGTTGTAAAATACACTTTAGTGTTAGTCTTTCCCCGTACTTCACCGGGTCAACTATAGTTAAAACatctgctaaaaaaacaaaaacattgagaAAGGTGAGAACTTCTCCACTGAGATTTGACATAGGCAAAGGGAACTAAAAACAGCAcagtaacgcctcatgcacacgaccgtgtgcgccgtcccatcagtgatccgaaGAAAGATAGAAcaggttctatctttcctcggatcggagaatcGGATCATTTTTCAAGGACCCGATtcccccgctaaagtgaatgggtccatgaagactatcggggGCCACTCGAATGTCTTCAAAAACAGCCCGAGTAGCACaagggttgtgtgcatgaggcgttaggcctccttcacacagtgcagattagcTGTAGATTCTTCATGTATTTTTTAAACCaaagccagaattggatccagatgAGCAGACCTATGAGGCCTCTCTTTGATATATTTCTTCCTTTTTaagttccattcctggttttggcttaaaaaatacctgcaaaatctgcagcaaatctgcactgtgtgaactaggcctaatgcAACTTTACATTAAGATGCATAATACTTGCAGggtgattttttttcttattttcaaaggaaattttttgggcatttttacCCCCCAATGGAAAGAAATCTATGATCCGAAAATGACCCATTGTTTAGCCCCTTAAGGATGTTGCACAGTTTGGAACTTAAGGACAcagcgttttgttttatttttatctgCGCTTTCTgaaagccctaacttttttacTGTCGCCCCATGAGAGTTGGTTATTTTGggagacgagttgtaattttcattgatactattttggggtacattcaagTTTTTAATTACttatgattctttttttttagaaaacatcCCAGAAACAGCATACCGGCCAGACTGagcccaaaaggacactcttttgcccTCCTTCTGACaagggagccctatggacacttaCAGCACATACGTCATAGATTTCCTGACATACACGATAAACGTAGGGCTAAAATGTGATGTGGGCGGCCCCTACTTGGTCTTCACATGAGCAAGAAGACACAGGTTAGTCTCCGGCTAAATAAGGTTTGAAAAATGTGGCCACTCTCTAACAAACAGAGAATAAACAGGATAATAATTTAAAGGACTTCGTAAACCATAAAAATATCCGCATTTTAGTAAATCAAAATTAAGAGTAATTAACAAAGTTTACAGGTACATGTCAAACATTGCTGTGGCCACTATTTTTCTAAAAATGGCAACAGGCATTGCACCCATATAGTCGTTATATGATACAATGTTCAATCCTTTCTTATAAACCTATAGACAGTAGAAGAGGGGTAGAGGCAAAGAAGTGACACATGacagcagaatcagactacacatggtttgcttgtagtctgtaaccatggagacacataggtctgcatggaAACTGTATACACCAAACAGTTGAAAAATTCTAACCAAGACTACTGGCAAAgtggcttctttttttttagatgcattagggcaataaaaaaaaaagttccatagTGAACATGCCTTAAAGCTACTGAATACGGATATAAAAGGCTCATATCATGCAAATAGATGAGTCTTTTATTGAGATGACTTACCTAAATCACAGGTAACACAATAAAGTAGCCAAACAAGAAATATAAACAATGtctgaaagaaaataaaaaaataaagaaataggcGTTAAAATATACTTTTGGATAAAATACCATGAAGTACAATTAAAATGAAGCCATAACCTGACAGGGTCAGACTGGACTACCTTGaccccaccagaggagatgagaCTGGAGGCCCAGCATCCAGCTATACAGAACAGGTGCTTGTACCCATTATTGCATTGTAAAGTCTGCCTGACCTCATGGGCCCTGTTGTGGTTTGGGGCCCTATATTATATCAGGACTTGAGCCCACTTGGGTCTCCTTCTATCCACTGTTTGGCCAGTCCAATACTTAAACCTCATAATTCTGAATCATGACAGCTTGGCATCTAAATCAGAATTGATGGTCCAGGTCTTTGCAAAAACAGTAATTATAAACATGAATTCTAAACTTACTGAAAATATACAGTAAAATTACTTCAGTTCAGCATCTGATATtccaattaaattttttttgactCATCAGATTAAAAAGCAAAGTGATAGTTAGCCTTGTTCTCAAACTTTGCAGGTGACTTTTACATAATTTTCTTCGACACTTCGATAATCCCAAAGATCTGATAATCAGAGGAATGTTATACACACAGTAGAGTACAATTCCgctgcagtgcctccacaggtgaaattaagaattacacagtaCTTATTTAGATAAATTAGCTGcccaagtaatgtatgtacatgttGGGTCCTTCAAATAGAGCGAGATAGAGATGCCCATATGGCCGTCTGGCCAATAGATGATGGGGCTGAAAGGAGGAGCCCCCTATATTAATGGGTCTTCTAAACCAGACATCCCCTTTCATTTACCATTTTTTAATCTGAGTTCGTCATTTGgtgcaatacaaataaatatcacAATCTGTGCATTTATAAAAACTCTCTAGTATCGACTTATTAATGAAATCACTCTCTatagttaaggcctcatgcacactgcccTATTGTGGATCCGTGTTGTAGTACTAACTAACACAGTACCATTAGAAATGTAGTGTCCCATGCTGTACCTCCGATTCCATATCAAAGCAACCAGAGGTTTTTTCTCATGGATTTATATCCACGGGAATATTATTATGGCATCTTTTATCGCAtgccatttttattaaaaatttaatttgaTCACATTTATTGGTTTAAATGtattatttactatatatattatatcattattttattcatttatatattttaattgtaTTACAATTTGGTATTGtattttacaattttattagCATTTAACAGTAAAAAGTGATTccgacttcttttttttttactccatttacTAATCACAATAAATGATGAGATAACTTAACGTCTTTTACACTTGAACAACACGATAGACTATATCAAGTTGCTCATGGGTCCTCCATATCTAGTAGGGCACAGGAAGTCATTTTCGAGCTTTTCTGCTGGTAACACAGGGTACCCTCCAGTCTCCATGCACTAATACCCTCAGTATCCCCTCTCTGTTGGAGCTGCACTGGGCACGCTGTTACACACCTTTTGAGAGCGTCGTATGTTGCCTACATTCTGCAACCAAATTTACCGATCACTCACAGTCACATCCCCATATCAACCTACAAGAAATCAGTGATCCAACACTTGGTCAATGCGGCTCATGCTTGTATTTCCGCTCTATGGTGTCAGACGACTGTACCGCACCTACCATCTGACAGTGGTTCTCTAAGGTCCAAGAGGTGTTCCGGATGGACGACCTAATAGCGACTGTTCATAATGCATATGACAAATTACACAAAACTTGGAGTATACGACTACCCTTGGCTATGGTCCGGTATGACCCTCTCCCCCCTACCATCTTAGCCTACTTCCGTCCTACTTCATGTCTTCATCATCATTTTTCCAGCATTCTCTTCCAGGTACTAGCAACCCTCCCCCTAAGTGCGACCCTGCTGTCCATCGTCAGATTCTCCGCACAGTCCAGAATGCTTTGATAGCGGCTTGCACAGACGTGCCTATGTTTATTATGTTTataaaaaagcattaaaaaatctatatacaatGTGTTTATTGCATTTTACCGGTTTTTACGCTGACACCAAATATCTATATTTTGACTGGTTGATGATCGACTTGCACGGTAGGACATTGCCACATCTTGACAAGCATACACGGCAAGCTGATCGGACAGGCATAGCAAGAGTGACCGTGCGATCAGGACTGGGACAACGGCTGTATTACCccactgcagccccgctctaatgttAGAGTTCAGCAAAACCTATGATCTCCGCCGtcaaccccttgaatgctgcaagcAAACATGATCACGCCATTCTAAGGGAAAATGAAAAGAACCCCTCTTTGTTTGCATTACAGGGAATCCCTATGATGCGATCAAGGGACATACCTTATATGGATagatagcccagggtccattgaaggaccccagggctctcTGGTCATATTTCCTATTGTTATGGCATACTTAGgtacagggctggccttaggttggatgacgCCCTGCTTGGGACTCTCTATTATTGCCCTCCACAAATAAAAAATGAACCACAAATATACcatacataaagacatatttagacatacaggcaaatatacgcacatacataggtaaatatatatatatatatatatatatatatatatatatatacacatacacacacacagcaggcatgtatacacatacacacacacacacacacatacacacacacacacacacacacacacactgcatgtatatacacacacacacacacacacacacacacgaggcatgtatacatacacacacggggcatatatatatatatatatacacacacacatacatacaggaggcatgtatacatacacacacacacacacacacacacacacacataaacacacacacaggaggcatgtatacatatacacatgcacacaggaggcatgtatacatacacacagatgtggcatgtttacatatatatatatatatatatatatataaactcacacacacacaaatacacagaaggcatgtatatatatatatatatatatatatatatatatatatatatatatatatacagtgaaggaaataagtatttgatgccttgctgattttgtaagtttgcccactgtcaaagacatgaacagtctagaatttttaggctaggttaattttaccagtgagagatagattatatttaaaaaaaaaaagaaaatcacattgtcaaaattatatatatttatttgcattgtgcacagagaaataagtatttgatccctttggcaaacaagacttaatacttggtggctaaacccttgttggcaagcacagagcagtcagacgttttttgtagttgatgatgaggtttgcacacatgttagatggaattttggcccactcctctttgcagatcatctgtaaatcattaagatttcgaggctgtcgcttggcaactcggatcttcagctccctccataagttttcgatgggattaaggtctggaggctggctaggccactccatgaccttaatgtgcttctttttgagtcactcctttgttgccttggctgtatgtttcgggtcattgtcgtgctggaagacccagccacgagccatttttaatgtcctggtggagggaaggaggttgtcactcaggatttgacggtacatggctccatccattctcccattgatgcggtgaagtagtcctgtgcccttagcagagaaacacccccaaaacataatgtttccacctccatgcttgacagtgaggacggtgttctttgggtcataggcagcatttctcttcctccaaacacggcgagttgagttaatgccaaagagctcaattttagtctcatctgaccacagcaccttctcccaatcactctcagaatcatccagatgttcatttggaaactttagacgggcctgtacatgtgccttcttgagcagggggaccttgcgggcactgcaggattttaatccattacggcgtaatgtgttaccaatggttttctgttgactgtggtcccagctgccttgagatcattaacaagttccccccgtgtagttttcggctgagctctcaccttcctcaggatcaaggataccccacgaggtgagattttgcatggagccccagatcaatgtcgattgacagtcattttgtatgtcttccattttcttactattgcaccaacagttgtctccttctcacccagcgtcttacttatggttctgtagcccattccagccttgtgcaggtctatgatcttgtccctgacatccttagaaagctctttggtcttgcccatgttgtagaggttagagtcagactgatcattgagtctgtggacaggagtcttttatacaggtgaccatgtaagagctgtctataatgcaggcaccaagttgatttggagcgtgtaactggtctggaggaggctgaactcttaatggttggtcggggatcaaatacttatttctctgtgcacaatgcaaataaatatagatcattttgactatgtgattttctgttttttttaaatataatctatctctcactggtaaaattaacctagcctaaaaattctagactgatcatgactttgacagtgggcaaacttacaaaatcagcaagggatcaaatacttattaccttcactgtatatatatatatatatatatatatatatatatatatatatatacatatatatatatatatatatatatacatatacatatacacatacacacacacacacacacacacacacacgcatggaccatgtatacacacacacacacacacacacacacacacgcacacacacacacgcacacacacacacacacacacacacacacacacacacagaaggcttgtatacatatatatacacacacacacacacacgcacacacacacacacggggcatgtatacatacacatacacacacacacacacacacacacacacacacaggagacatgtatacatacacacagacacacacacacacacacacacacacacacacacacacacacacacacacacacacacacacacacgaggcatgtatacatatacacacacacccaccccacacacacacacacacacacacacacacacgtggcaTGTATACATAGAGGGGCGTAGTTAAAGGCTCATAGGTTCTTCTTGcccactccaaaaaaaaaatgtgtgtgcgtgtatgtatatgtatgtatttgtgtatataggagacagcatatctatagcactatgaccctttagctatggataggattagatacagtggctcagcagactgtatcacacaagatgggattagatacagtgccttagcagacagtatcacacattataggattagatacagtggctcagcagacagtatcacacatgataagattagatacaaggcccagcagacagtatcacccatgatgggattagat contains:
- the LOC142743671 gene encoding OX-2 membrane glycoprotein-like isoform X2; amino-acid sequence: MEKTTLFIFLVWLLYCVTCDLDVLTIVDPVKYGERLTLKCILQQPNTAVQVTWTKVTKEKNTTVATYTSESGAEISKGYEDRLWMSTLGLNETAITIFKTGIQDEGCYECIFSFLPKGSKKKEVCLTIPGELLIEKHHRVGLFQPVTLKCIERKKQSEVKEVKQVSWQKNGENIATYEKDVYIVPKYEGIFNVTMEGRAESSLTLFRANISDEGTYSCLFNIFPGGAVTGSTTLQIYEPLNVTVSKNPVAGSLKLTCVARSWPPSKISWLNVDEGSLNGTTYDGFLTVTSWILISHPDRQQMKMPKCKALYSGEEFLFSLSAGTRCRLHSLIIILVVSKMFFL
- the LOC142743671 gene encoding OX-2 membrane glycoprotein-like isoform X1, giving the protein MEKTTLFIFLVWLLYCVTCDLADVLTIVDPVKYGERLTLKCILQQPNTAVQVTWTKVTKEKNTTVATYTSESGAEISKGYEDRLWMSTLGLNETAITIFKTGIQDEGCYECIFSFLPKGSKKKEVCLTIPGELLIEKHHRVGLFQPVTLKCIERKKQSEVKEVKQVSWQKNGENIATYEKDVYIVPKYEGIFNVTMEGRAESSLTLFRANISDEGTYSCLFNIFPGGAVTGSTTLQIYEPLNVTVSKNPVAGSLKLTCVARSWPPSKISWLNVDEGSLNGTTYDGFLTVTSWILISHPDRQQMKMPKCKALYSGEEFLFSLSAGTRCRLHSLIIILVVSKMFFL